A genomic segment from Juglans regia cultivar Chandler chromosome 14, Walnut 2.0, whole genome shotgun sequence encodes:
- the LOC109008027 gene encoding inactive protein RESTRICTED TEV MOVEMENT 2-like has protein sequence MARRQRSGEVTTAVPRQYSRLVYEDFQPISERKEEAAENIIIIHLPGFTKERIKVAYVNCSRTVTARGERPVVNDRWSRFNQSFPVPENSDTDKIRAKFQHGVLSITIPKKIVATVGPAEEAKTTQKTPSLPRSASQSKSQKVQEEIIPPMPASTSGVEKRRRPEEIAQPRSLKRVATERKVEKGREDIPPKATSSNAVDERKWVVKTNQSRSPPEATTDPNAQKGQDYLAPPKATSTLDTRNVTGKASMASSAEKVDRQKSIGKKDNDRNGKAKETEESDQKYVEKKMIINGKESGEKSTDSFVKHEISSTAPKISENRDQEKKVRSSGGKVEEMIGKEADLKAEKGIVRIKTVMDSAKQRVNSLAKRMNNEDKKKCLVNIGAAVLVILVLGVGAYLSYSYRSRSGSSSELEN, from the exons ATGGCAAGGAGGCAACGATCTGGGGAGGTTACTACTGCCGTTCCACGACAATATTCCCGTCTCGTATACGAGGATTTTCAACCAATATCAGAACGGAAGGAAGAAGCAgcagaaaatattataattattcatCTTCCTG GTTTCACGAAGGAGAGAATAAAAGTCGCATACGTGAACTGCTCTCGTACGGTAACGGCTCGAGGAGAGCGACCGGTTGTAAATGATAGATGGAGCCGTTTCAATCAAAGTTTTCCAGTTCCAGAGAATAGCGACACCGATAAGATTCGCGCCAAGTTTCAGCATGGGGTTCTCTCCATTACAATCCCCAAGAAGATCGTAGCAACAGTTGGCCCTGCTGAAGAAGCTAAAACAACCCAGAAAACTCCAAGCCTTCCAAGGTCTGCTTCCCAATCAAAGAGTCAAAAGGTTCAAGAGGAGATTATTCCTCCTATGCCCGCTTCAACTTCTGGGGTTGAGAAAAGGAGGAGGCCGGAGGAGATAGCTCAGCCTCGGAGTCTTAAGAGGGTTGCCACCGAGCGAAAAGTGGAGAAGGGTAGGGAAGACATCCCTCCAAAAGCAACGTCTTCAAATGCCGTAGACGAAAGAAAATGGGTTGTGAAGACTAATCAATCTCGGAGCCCTCCGGAAGCAACTACCGATCCTAACGCACAAAAGGGTCAAGACTACTTAGCTCCCCCAAAGGCTACTTCAACCTTAGATACCAGAAACGTAACGGGCAAAGCGAGTATGGCGTCAAGCGCTGAGAAGGTTGATCGCCAAAAGTCCATTGGAAAGAAAGATAATGATAGAAATGGGAAGGCTAAAGAAACAGAAGAATCTGATCAGAAATAtgtggaaaagaaaatgatcattAATGGAAAGGAAAGTGGCGAGAAAAGCACAGACAGCTTTGTGAAGCACGAAATTAGCAGTACAGCGCCAAAGATTTCAGAGAACAGAGATCAGGAAAAGAAAGTGAGATCTTCTGGCGGTAAGGTGGAAGAGATGATCGGTAAGGAGGCCGATTTAAAAGCTGAGAAAGGGATTGTGAGAATAAAAACTGTGATGGATTCTGCTAAGCAGAGAGTGAATAGTCTAGCAAAAAGGATGAATAATGAAGACAAGAAGAAGTGTCTGGTAAATATCGGTGCAGCAGTGCTCGTGATTTTGGTACTTGGAGTTGGAGCTTATCTCTCCTACAGCTATCGCTCCAGATCTGGAAGTTCATCCGAATTAGAGAATTAG
- the LOC108989783 gene encoding beta-glucosidase BoGH3B-like, producing the protein MARIPIPFLGFLFLAICFCSSMAEAQGYVGYKDPRRRVGARIKSLLARMTLEEKIGQMVQIERANATAQVMKDYLIGSVLSGGGSVPAPKASPEQWVDMVNEIQKGALATRLGIPMIYGIDAVHGHNNVYNATIFPHNVGLGVTRDPDLLRRIGAATALEVRATGIPYAFAPCIAVCRDPRWGRCYESYSEDHKIVKMMTEIIPGLQGDIPANSRKGVPYVGGKDKVAACAKHYVGDGGTVKGINENNTIVSQHELYSIHMPAYYDSIIKGVATVMASYSSLNGMKMHANQKMLTGFLKNRLHFRGFVISDWEGIDRITYPPHANYTYSVQASILAGVDMVMVPYNYPEFINELSNLVKKNVIPMSRIDDAVKRILRVKFSMGLFETPLADNSLANEVGSKEHRELAREAVRKSLVLLQNGKSAAAGPLLPLPKKVPKILVAGSHADNLGYQCGGWTIEWQGIGGNNLTAGTTILNAIKATVDRSTQVVFNENPDPAFVKSNDFSYAIVVVGEQPYAETKGDNLNLTLPEPGPSTINNVCGAVKCVVVVVSGRPLVIEPYLASMDALVAAWLPGSEGQGVADALFGDYGFSGKLARTWFKRVDQLPMNVGDQHYDPLFPFGFGLTTKPSRQSS; encoded by the exons ATGGCGAGAATTCCAATCCCCTTCttgggatttttgtttttggcaatATGTTTCTGCTCATCAATGGCAGAAGCTCAAGGATATGTGGGATACAAGGACCCAAGGCGACGGGTTGGAGCTAGGATAAAAAGTCTCTTGGCAAGAATGACTCTGGAAGAAAAAATTGGTCAGATGGTTCAAATTGAAAGGGCTAATGCCACAGCCCAGGTCATGAAGGATTACTTAATTG GTAGTGTATTAAGTGGTGGAGGGAGTGTGCCTGCTCCAAAGGCTTCTCCAGAGCAATGGGTAGATATGGTGAATGAAATTCAGAAAGGGGCTCTTGCTACCCGTCTTGGAATCCCTATGATTTATGGAATTGATGCAGTTCATGGACACAACAATGTATATAATGCAACCATTTTCCCCCATAATGTGGGTCTTGGAGTGACCAG GGATCCTGATCTTCTAAGGAGGATCGGTGCTGCAACTGCGCTTGAAGTTCGAGCCACTGGGATTCCATATGCTTTTGCTCCATGTATCGCG GTTTGCAGGGATCCAAGGTGGGGTCGGTGTTATGAGAGCTATAGTGAGGACCACAAGATTGTAAAGATGATGACAGAGATCATCCCAGGTTTGCAAGGAGATATCCCTGCAAATTCTAGAAAGGGAGTTCCGTACGTTGGTGGGAA GGATAAGGTGGCAGCTTGTGCAAAGCACTATGTTGGTGATGGAGGCACAGTTAAAGGAATTAACGAAAACAACACCATAGTTAGTCAGCACGAATTGTACAGCATCCACATGCCTGCTTACTATGATTCAATTATTAAGGGTGTCGCTACTGTTATGGCATCTTACTCGAGTTTGAATGGAATGAAGATGCATGCGAACCAAAAGATGCTGACAGGGTTTCTCAAGAACAGACTCCACTTCAGG GGTTTCGTCATCTCAGATTGGGAGGGAATTGACAGGATTACATATCCCCCGCATGCAAACTACACATACTCTGTTCAAGCTTCAATTCTAGCTGGTGTTGACATG GTCATGGTTCCTTACAACTACCCAGAATTTATCAATGAATTGTCCAATCTGGTTAAGAAGAATGTCATTCCCATGAGCCGCATAGATGATGCTGTGAAGAGGATTTTGAGGGTTAAGTTCTCCATGGGGCTCTTTGAGACCCCGCTGGCTGATAACAGTCTGGCCAACGAAGTTGGAAGCAAG GAGCATAGGGAACTCGCGAGGGAAGCTGTGAGGAAATCACTTGTGCTATTGCAAAATGGAAAATCTGCAGCTGCCGGGCCTCTGCTGCCTCTCCCTAAGAAAGTGCCAAAGATTCTTGTTGCTGGAAGCCATGCAGACAACTTGGGTTATCAATGCGGTGGATGGACAATCGAATGGCAAGGAATTGGCGGGAATAACCTCACTGCCG GAACCACCATCCTTAATGCCATCAAAGCCACTGTGGACCGAAGCACCCAGGTGGTCTTCAATGAGAACCCTGACCCTGCCTTTGTCAAGTCCAATGACTTCTCCTACGCCATCGTGGTAGTAGGCGAGCAACCCTACGCTGAGACCAAAGGTGATAACCTGAACCTCACTCTCCCTGAGCCCGGGCCTAGCACAATCAACAATGTATGCGGGGCTGTCAAGTGTGTTGTCGTTGTTGTCTCCGGACGGCCTCTTGTCATCGAACCATATCTTGCATCAATGGACGCTCTGGTGGCTGCATGGCTCCCAGGTAGTGAAGGTCAAGGTGTGGCTGATGCTCTTTTTGGTGACTATGGATTTTCTGGCAAGCTGGCTCGAACGTGGTTTAAACGAGTAGATCAGCTACCCATGAATGTTGGGGATCAACACTATGACCCTCTTTTCCCATTTGGTTTTGGGCTAACAACTAAGCCTTCGAGGCAAAGCAGCTGA
- the LOC109014162 gene encoding beta-glucosidase BoGH3B-like: MIVGGSNGWNMQLLHLQDFSGTKMARISIPFLGCFFLAICFCSSMAEAQGYVVYKDPRRPVGARIKNLLARMTLEEKIGQMLQIERANATAQVMKDYFIGSVLSGGGSVPAQKASPEQWVDMVNEIQKGALATRLGIPMIYGIDAVHGHNNVYKATIFPHNVGLGVTRDPDLLKRIGAATALEVRATGIPYAFAPCIAVCRDPRWGRCYESYSEDPKIVKMMTEIIPGLQGDIPANSTKGVPYVGGKDKVAACAKHYVGDGGTVKGINENNTIVTQHELYSIHMPAYYDSIIKGVTTVMASYSSLNGMKMHANHKMLTGFLKNKLHFRGFVISDWQGIDKITYPPHANYTYSVQASILAGVDMVMGPYNYPEFINELTNLVKKNVIPMSRIDDAVKRILRVKFSMGLFETPLADNSLANEVGSKEHRELAREAVRKSLVLLQNGKSAAAGPLLPLPKKVPKILVAGSHADNLGYQCGGWTIEWQGLGGNDLTAGTTILNAIKATVDRSTQVVFNENPDPAFVKSNDFSYAIVVVGEQPYAETNGDNLNLTLPEPGPSTINNVCGAVKCVVVVVSGRPLVIEPYLASMDALVAAWLPGSEGQGVADTLFGDYGFSGKLARTWFKRVDQLPMNVGDQHYDPLFPFGFGLTTKPSRQSS; encoded by the exons ATGATCGTTGGGGGCTCGAATGGATGGAACATGCAGCTGCTTCATCTTCAG gATTTTAGCGGGACCAAGATGGCAAGAATTTCAATCCCCTTCTTGGGATGTTTTTTTTTGGCAATATGTTTCTGCTCATCAATGGCAGAAGCTCAAGGATATGTGGTATACAAGGACCCAAGGCGACCGGTTGGAGCTAGGATAAAAAATCTCTTGGCAAGAATGACTCTGGAAGAAAAAATTGGTCAGATGCTTCAAATTGAAAGGGCTAATGCCACTGCCCAGGTCATGAAGGATTACTTCATTG GTAGTGTATTAAGTGGTGGAGGGAGTGTGCCTGCTCAAAAGGCTTCTCCAGAGCAATGGGTAGATATGGTGAATGAAATTCAGAAAGGGGCTCTTGCTACCCGTCTTGGAATCCCTATGATTTATGGAATTGATGCAGTTCATGGACACAACAATGTATATAAAGCAACCATTTTCCCCCATAATGTGGGTCTTGGAGTGACCAG GGATCCTGATCTTCTAAAGAGGATCGGTGCTGCAACTGCACTTGAAGTTCGAGCCACTGGGATTCCATATGCTTTTGCTCCATGTATCGCG GTTTGCAGGGATCCAAGGTGGGGTCGGTGTTATGAGAGCTATAGTGAGGACCCCAAGATTGTAAAGATGATGACCGAGATCATCCCAGGTTTGCAAGGAGATATCCCTGCAAATTCTACAAAGGGAGTTCCGTACGTTGGTGGGAA GGACAAGGTGGCAGCTTGTGCAAAGCACTATGTTGGTGATGGAGGCACAGTTAAAGGAATTAACGAAAACAACACCATAGTTACTCAGCACGAATTGTACAGCATCCACATGCCTGCTTACTATGATTCAATTATTAAGGGTGTCACTACTGTTATGGCATCTTACTCGAGTTTGAATGGAATGAAGATGCATGCGAACCATAAGATGCTGACAGGGTTTCTCAAGAACAAACTCCACTTCAGG GGTTTCGTCATCTCAGATTGGCAAGGAATTGACAAGATTACATATCCACCACATGCAAACTACACATACTCTGTTCAAGCTTCAATTCTAGCTGGTGTTGACATG GTCATGGGTCCTTACAACTACCCAGAATTTATCAATGAATTGACCAATCTGGTTAAGAAGAATGTCATTCCCATGAGCCGCATAGATGATGCTGTGAAGAGGATTTTGAGGGTTAAGTTCTCCATGGGGCTCTTTGAGACCCCGCTGGCTGATAACAGTCTGGCCAACGAAGTTGGAAGCAAG GAGCATAGGGAACTCGCGAGGGAAGCTGTGAGGAAATCACTTGTGCTATTGCAAAATGGAAAATCTGCAGCTGCCGGGCCTCTGCTGCCTCTCCCTAAGAAGGTGCCAAAGATTCTTGTTGCTGGAAGCCATGCAGACAACTTGGGTTATCAATGCGGTGGATGGACAATCGAATGGCAAGGACTTGGCGGGAATGACCTCACTGCCG GAACCACCATCCTTAATGCCATCAAAGCCACTGTGGACCGAAGCACCCAGGTGGTCTTCAATGAGAACCCCGACCCTGCCTTTGTCAAGTCCAATGACTTCTCCTACGCCATCGTGGTAGTAGGCGAGCAACCCTACGCTGAGACCAACGGTGATAACCTGAACCTCACTCTCCCTGAACCCGGGCCGAGCACAATCAACAATGTATGCGGGGCTGTCAAGTGTGTTGTCGTTGTTGTCTCCGGTCGGCCGCTTGTCATCGAACCATATCTTGCATCAATGGACGCTCTGGTGGCTGCATGGCTCCCAGGTAGTGAAGGTCAAGGTGTGGCTGATACTCTTTTTGGTGACTATGGATTTTCTGGCAAGCTGGCTCGAACATGGTTTAAACGAGTAGATCAGCTACCCATGAATGTTGGGGATCAACACTATGACCCTCTTTTCCCATTTGGTTTTGGGCTAACAACTAAGCCTTCGAGGCAAAGCAGCTGA